In Sander lucioperca isolate FBNREF2018 chromosome 21, SLUC_FBN_1.2, whole genome shotgun sequence, the following proteins share a genomic window:
- the atp5mf gene encoding ATP synthase subunit f, mitochondrial, whose translation MHFVVIFPSFPAACEPFAPVKMADRPVPVVEKRLMDVKLGELGSWLGGRDFTPNGIISAVRRGHDRYYNKYINVKKGGIGGVAMLLVGYVALSYLWEYDHIKHDRWRKYH comes from the exons ATGCACTTTGTGGTTATATTCCCATCATTCCCCGCTGCCTGCGAGCCCTTCGCACCAGTCAAGATGGCGGACAGACCAG TTCCCGTAGTTGAGAAGCGACTGATGGACGTGAAACTGGGTGAGCTGGGGAGCTGGCTCGGAGGGCGAGACTTCACTCCCAATGGCATCATCTCAGCCGTCCGCAGGG GCCACGACAGATACTACAACAAGTACATTAATGTGAAGAAGGGAGGCATCGGTGGTGTAGCTATGCTGCTGGTTGGCTACGTGGCTTTGAGCTACCTGTGGGAATACGACCACATTA AACATGATCGCTGGAGGAAGTACCACTAA